TATACGTCTGACCTAAAATACTTTTTATAGTCTGATCTATAAAAGCTTCTGAGTTATACATTGGTGTTATTATAGAGACTAATGGTTTCATGTTTAGTAGGCTTGTTTTTGACCTTTAAAAACGTTTATCATGGTTTGAAATATGATTCTAATGTCTAATACTAGTGACCAATTTTCGATATAAAAATTATCATATTTAATACGGTTAATTATGTCTTCGTCATTTTTTATTTCACCTCTATAACCTTTGACTTGGGCTAATCCAGTAACGCCAGGCTTAACGTTGTGTCTAAATATAAAATTGTACTTATCAATTTTTTTTGAATAATCATCTGTATAAGATAGCATGTGTGGTCTGGGTCCAACAACACTCATGTCTCCTTTTAATACATTATAAAATTGCGGAAACTCGTCCAAACTAGTTTTACGTAAAAACTTACCTATTTTGGTTACTCGTTTATCATTTTGGGTGATATAGGTTCCTGCAATGGTTTTATTAGTTTTTAATGATCTAAACTTATAACAATCAAACTCTTTATAATTAATTCCGTTACGTGTATGTTTATAAAATAAAGGTCCTTTAGATTCTAATTTTATTACAATAAACAGTAATGGGACTAGCCATGATAAAATAAAGATTATGATAAGTGATGAAAAAACAACATCAAAAATGCGTTTAATAAATTTATTAAAGTCGTTATTTAATGTTACCTCTGGCATTGACAATACTGGTAGGTAATTATAATAATCTGTTTTTAATCTACTAGTAAGTAATTTGCTAGATCTTGGAATAAACTTAATATTACAATGATTAATCTCGGCATACTTAACGTAATCATTAACTTGCTTCTCTGTTAGTTCATCAATTGCGCAATAAATCTCGTCAATACTTTTATCGTTAGATAAAAATTGAAAACTATCTGAAATATTTCCTGTAAACCCTTTAGTATCTGTATTTGCAAAGGTCGCTTTAATGGTATATCCTAATTCTTTACGTTTAGTAAATAATTGTTTTAGCTCTTGTGCACCTTCATCCTTTCCAATAATAACAACACGCCTAACATTACCTTTTAAAAAGGAGCGATACGATTTTAAAATATAATAGCTAACTAGTTTTGCGGTACTAATAATTAAAAATGAAAGTAGTAAGTATTTAAGGGTTGTAAAGGCAGGTGTATCTATGCTTCTAAAAGCTCCTATAAAGGCATATACGATAATACCAAAAGCTAAAAATTGCTTTATAATTAAGGATATAATGTTAATACTTGAGGTGTAACGATAGACCTCGTAAAATCGTAATAAAGACGTCGATATCATCCAGAAAAATATTGAATACACCACATACAAAAAGTGTTTGTTATTCAATATATCTATATCAAAATAGTAAAGACTTGATTGATTAAAGTTAAAAAAGTAAAAAGCAAGTACATTGATGACAACTAGGTCAAAAATGATAAGAGCAGGTCTAAGTAACCAAGAGTACCTTCCGCGT
The genomic region above belongs to Olleya sp. Hel_I_94 and contains:
- a CDS encoding exopolysaccharide biosynthesis polyprenyl glycosylphosphotransferase — encoded protein: MEYKRGRYSWLLRPALIIFDLVVINVLAFYFFNFNQSSLYYFDIDILNNKHFLYVVYSIFFWMISTSLLRFYEVYRYTSSINIISLIIKQFLAFGIIVYAFIGAFRSIDTPAFTTLKYLLLSFLIISTAKLVSYYILKSYRSFLKGNVRRVVIIGKDEGAQELKQLFTKRKELGYTIKATFANTDTKGFTGNISDSFQFLSNDKSIDEIYCAIDELTEKQVNDYVKYAEINHCNIKFIPRSSKLLTSRLKTDYYNYLPVLSMPEVTLNNDFNKFIKRIFDVVFSSLIIIFILSWLVPLLFIVIKLESKGPLFYKHTRNGINYKEFDCYKFRSLKTNKTIAGTYITQNDKRVTKIGKFLRKTSLDEFPQFYNVLKGDMSVVGPRPHMLSYTDDYSKKIDKYNFIFRHNVKPGVTGLAQVKGYRGEIKNDEDIINRIKYDNFYIENWSLVLDIRIIFQTMINVFKGQKQAY